The Malus domestica chromosome 06, GDT2T_hap1 genome has a segment encoding these proteins:
- the LOC108173591 gene encoding flavonol sulfotransferase-like isoform X1, whose product MFATLNRSLYDAASPHHPLLTTGPHDCFPFLDMDDMLGNHDHNRPVTSLDHDHDDRDGGDGMINNYVPPTSTTQLFATHLPYSLLPKSVTTSSSTCSVSKFVYVYRNPKDVFISSWIFASKVRAINTRLAPFSLEEAFEIFCRGVCPYGPYWDHVLGFWKASLEMPEQVWFLKYEDLKKEPSANVKRLAEFLGQPFSEEEESKGVVQQIIKLCSFENLSSLEVNKTSRTQQYFVKANIVFENSDFFRKGQVGDWKNFFTDDMAKCMDQIVDERFSGSGLTFANPTSTKTCLRDADNFVAQSMFARRDAQDVAQVIFARRNFARRRYASRKVTTCATSCVSCKTCTSRKSLAPNHACFTVFSTFARRLASSRKVNAKIYIFIFLSSVLIQVKSSIAAFPSSSPANLHSRLITFFGIILFSFVRG is encoded by the exons ATGTTTGCTACACTCAACAGAAGCCTCTATGATGCTGCCTCTCCTCATCATCCCTTGCTCACAACTGGGCCCCACGACTGTTTTCCTTTCTTGGATATGGATGACATGCTTGGAAACCATGATCACAACCGTCCAGTAACCTCACTTGATCATGATCACGACGATCGTGACGGTGGTGATGGTATGATTAATAATTATGTTCCGCCTACAAGCACTACTCAACTCTTTGCGACCCACCTGCCTTACTCTTTGTTACCAAAATCTGTGACTACTTCTAGTAGTACTTGCAGTGTGTCAAAATTCGTATACGTTTACCGTAACCCTAAAGATGTATTCATTTCTTCATGGATCTTCGCGAGCAAAGTTAGAGCAATAAACACAAGACTTGCACCCTTCTCACTAGAAGAAGCATTTGAGATTTTCTGCCGCGGAGTCTGCCCATACGGGCCCTATTGGGACCATgtgctagggttttggaaaGCAAGCTTGGAAATGCCAGAGCAAGTTTGGTTCTTAAAATATGAGGATCTCAAGAAGGAGCCATCTGCTAATGTGAAAAGACTGGCTGAGTTCTTGGGTCAACCTTTTtcagaggaggaggagagcaAAGGGGTGGTGCAACAGATCATAAAGCTTTGTAGTTTTGAGAATCTGAGCAGCTTGGAGGTAAATAAAACCTCCAGGACGCAACAGTACTTTGTTAAAGCCAATATTGTCTTCGAGAACAGTGACTTCTTCAGGAAAGGCCAAGTTGGGGATTGGAAGAACTTCTTCACTGATGATATGGCAAAATGTATGGATCAGATCGTAGATGAGAGGTTCAGTGGTTCTGGATTGACATTTGCTAATcccactagtacaaaaacatgtttgcgcgacgcagacaatttcgttgcgcaaagtatgtttgcgcgacgCGACGCACAAGACGTTGCACAAGTAATCTTTGCACGACggaactttgcgcgacgaaggtatgcgtcgcgcaaagtgactACTTGCGCAACGTCTTGTGTGTCGTGCAAAACTTGTACGTCGCGCAAGAGTTTGGCGCCAAACCACGCTTGTTTTACCGTTTTTTCCACCTTTGCGCGACGCCtggcttcgtcgcgcaaagtcaacgCGAAAATCTACatttttatctttctttccaGTGTTCTAATACAAGTCAAAAGCTCCATAGCTGCCTTCCCCTCTTCCTCACCTGCAAACCTCCATAGTCGCCTGATCACATTCTTTGGAATTATCTTATTCAGTTTTGTAAG AGGGTGA
- the LOC108173591 gene encoding zinc finger CCCH domain-containing protein 32-like isoform X3: protein MWGCDWGFVLVCGGIVEQMWQLGLTSSESYSERPGVPNCVYYMRTGLCGYGGRCQYNQPRDRSAVVAAVRATGDYPRRVGGTCMSG from the exons ATGTGGGGTTGTGATTGGGGTTTTGTTCTAGTTTGCGGGGGAATTGTAGAGCAAATGTGGCAATTGGGGTTGACGAGCAGCGAATCGTACTCGGAGAGACCCGGCGTGCCCAACTGTGTCTACTACATGCGAACCGGGTTATGTGGATACGGTGGTCGGTGCCAGTACAACCAACCTCGTGATCGTAGTGCG GTCGTGGCAGCTGTAAGAGCTACAGGGGATTACCCAAGGAGAGTGGGGGGAACCTGTATGTCAG GTTGA
- the LOC139187694 gene encoding uncharacterized protein has translation MRYLPLKPRLQRLYMSMHTATNMRWHKEGLVNDDVMRHPTDGEAWKEFDRMYPDFAADPRNVRLGLATDGFNPFGVLNQNHSTWPVVLFPYNLLPWKCMKKEYMMLTLLMSEDLGKLIDVYLRPLVDELKDLWENGVRTYDKYTGQMFTMRAAVMWTVNDFPAYAMVSGWMTKGYLACPICKENVTSSWHARKVCYLGHRRWLPWDNEWRQNDKAFHGTKETRLRPREWSGDEILDQLNRLEFGHFSKGVSKPRPTTHLNWTHKSMLFELPYWSKLKVRHNLDVMHIEKNVFDTLVGTILDIERKTKDTIETRLDLERMGIRSSLWMQNVGGTLKKGHPFFTVKPNGKKEFFNFISSVKFPDGYIGELKKCVRNRAKPEGSLVEAWVAYESLTFCAMYLEDVETAFNRPQRNNDGGVRKEKLSVFAQIARPFGDPVKGESFTKNDMEVAHWFILNNCEEALPYLEEHEQLMKREHHSYLYAKKHRDLFPSWFHAHMNKLKELNSPSYDEELYNLARGPLHIELFSGCHVNGIKFLGATRDDKLTTQNSGVHVPELDHDDNDDVADQQLSSSIEIGEETLRDTNIVQEPFDIPGVPEFEISIDLGDLPQYNAPKEANEDEDEWESGNDSSEDSDSYYCSSEED, from the exons ATGCGTTATCTTCCATTGAAGCCTAGATTGCAACGATTGTACATGTCGATGCATACGGCAACCAACATGAGATGGCATAAAGAAGGACTGGTAAATGACGATGTTATGAGGCATCCTACAGATGGAGAGGCATGGAAAGAATTCGATCGGATGTACCCTGATTTTGCAGCTGATCCGCGCAACGTCAGATTGGGACTTGCCACTGACGGATTTAATCCATTTGGGGttttaaaccaaaaccacagCACATGGCCTGTCGTCCTGTTTCCTTATAATCTGCTGCCTTGGAAGtgcatgaaaaaagaatacatgatgTTGACTCTATTAATGAGCGAAGATCTAGGAAAGTTAATTGATGTTTATTTGCGGCCGTTGGTTGATGAGCTAAAAGATTTATGGGAAAACGGTGTTCGTACATACGATAAGTATACTGGGCAGATGTTCACCATGCGAGCGGCAGTGATGTGGACAGTAAACGATTTTCCCGCGTATGCAATGGTTTCTGGGTGGATGACTAAGGGTTATTTGGCATGTCCAATATGTAAGGAGAACGTAACATCGTCTTGGCATGCAAGAAAAGTTTGTTATCTTGGTCATCGTAGATGGCTCCCTTGGGACAACGAGTGGCGTCAGAATGATAAAGCCTTCCACGGCACAAAAGAGACTCGGCTAAGACCAAGAGAATGGTCTGGAGATGAGATTTTGGATCAGTTAAATCGTTTGGAATTTGGTCATTTCAGCAAAGGGGTCAGTAAGCCTAGACCAACTACACATCTGAACTGGACGCACAAGAGTATGTTATTTGAGCTCCCGTATTGGTCAAAGTTAAAAGTGAGACACAACTTAGATGTTATGCATattgagaaaaatgtgtttgatacTTTGGTCGGGACAATTCTAGACATtgaaagaaaaacgaaggacaCGATCGAAACTCGCCTCGATTTGGAACGAATGGGCATTAGGTCATCCTTGTGGATGCAGAATGTCGGTGGTACATTGAAGAAAGGCCATCCTTTTTTTACAGTTAAGCCGAATGGGAAGAAagagtttttcaactttattTCTTCTGTAAAGTTTCCAGATGG ATATATTGGTGAGTTGAAAAAATGTGTTCGAAACAGGGCAAAGCCCGAAGGATCACTGGTGGAGGCATGGGTCGCATATGAGTCACTAACTTTTTGTGCAATGTATCTTGAAGATGTTGAGACAGCTTTCAATCGTCCTCAACGCAATAATGACGGTGGTGTCAGAAAAGAGAAACTGTCTGTTTTTGCCCAAATTGCGCGACCATTTGGCGATCCTGTAAAAGGCGAATCGTTTACCAAAAATGACATGGAGGTAGCACATTGGTTCATACTCAACAATTGTGAGGAGGCTTTGCCATACCTTGAAGAgcatgaacagttgatgaagcgGGAACATCATTCATATTTATATGCCAAGAAGCACCGTGACTTGTTTCCTTCGTGGTTTCACGCACAT ATGAACAAATTGAAGGAATTGAATTCACCCTCTTACGATGAAGAATTATATAACTTGGCGAGAGGACCGCTTCACATTGAATTGTTCTCGGGTTGTCATGTAAACGGGATCAAGTTCTTGGGGGCAACACGTGATGACAAGTTGACTACTCAAAATAGTGGTGTTCATGTCCCGG AACTAGATCATGATGACAACGATGACGTCGCTGACCAACAGTTATCATCTTCGATAGAAATTGGTGAAGAAACACTCCGAGATACTAATATTGTCCAAGAACCGTTTGACATACCTGGAGTACCCGAATTCGAAATATCAATTGACCTTGGTGATTTGCCCCAATACAATGCACCAAAAGAGGCAAACGAAGATGAGGACGAATGGGAATCTGGAAATGATAGTAGTGAGGATAGCGATAGTTATTATTGTAGTTCGGAGGAGGattaa
- the LOC108173591 gene encoding protein transport protein SEC24-like isoform X2: MMVVSDLDDVFVPLPDDLLVNLSESRSVVESMFQDNVNVESAFGRALKALLMLMEYQPWGKIVNISGTRRGVRRCLLSDNQLLREAMTGGCSIRAIWILNSLDAVVFSRECNRVHSTCKMVSASLDFHANLTIECRP; this comes from the exons ATGATGGTGGTCTCAGATCTGGATGATGTATTTGTTCCATTGCCAGATGATCTTCTTGTTAATCTATCTGAATCAAGAAGCGTAGTGGAGTCTATGTTTCAAGACAACGTGAATGTGGAGTCTGCTTTTGGTCGAGCTCTTAAAGCCTTGCTTATGCTTATGGAGT ACCAACCTTGGGGGAAAATTGTTAACATTTCCGGAACCCGCAGAGGTGTGAGACGCTGTCTTCTGTCGGATAATCAGTTGCTGAGAGAAGCCATGACCGGAGGTTGCAGCATCAGAGCCATCTGGATCCTCAACAGTCTCGACGCCGTCGTTTTCTCCAG GGAGTGCAACCGTGTACATTCTACCTGCAAAATGGTCAGTGCAAGTTTGGATTTTCATGCAAATTTGACCATCGAGTGCAGACCATGA